A genomic segment from Bosea sp. OAE506 encodes:
- the minE gene encoding cell division topological specificity factor MinE, giving the protein MNLRRFFSRTQSAPAARERLKVLLAHERAAVGDSDLVSKLRDEILRAISKHMQIDADKVSVKMERGAQVSTLAVDIEIPFDVVRKAA; this is encoded by the coding sequence ATGAACCTGCGTCGTTTCTTCTCGCGCACCCAGTCGGCGCCTGCCGCCCGGGAGCGCCTCAAGGTCCTGCTCGCGCATGAGCGCGCCGCCGTCGGCGATTCCGATCTGGTGTCGAAGCTCAGGGACGAAATCCTGCGGGCGATCTCCAAGCACATGCAGATCGATGCCGACAAGGTCAGCGTCAAGATGGAGCGCGGCGCCCAGGTCTCGACGCTGGCCGTCGACATCGAGATCCCCTTCGACGTCGTCCGCAAGGCCGCCTGA
- a CDS encoding sialic acid TRAP transporter substrate-binding protein SiaP — protein MPRNLLAAFAAAALSLAALPAQAQTTLKWAYVYEPAEPHHKGAVKAAELIEQRTGGRYKIQLYPSATLGKESDLNQGLSLGTVDIIISAASFQAQVSKPLGVTYFPFAFRDFDHVQAYAKSDLYKRLADGYEKATGNRIVALTYAAERHVTSSRPILTPADMKGLKIRVPDAAAYMAFPKALSANPTPIALAEVYTALQSGVVDAQENAFNTIWSKKFHEVQKHIMLTGHVIDVLNTVIGGGTWKKLSDADKAIFVQAMQEGSLHASTLIRDEDDKLRQEIVKAGTSTIHTVDKAAFQKAVLASSKPADFGFVQADFDALVALK, from the coding sequence ATGCCCCGCAACCTGCTGGCGGCTTTCGCCGCGGCAGCGCTCAGCCTTGCCGCCCTGCCGGCGCAGGCTCAGACCACCCTGAAATGGGCCTATGTCTACGAGCCGGCCGAGCCGCATCACAAGGGCGCCGTCAAGGCGGCCGAGCTGATCGAGCAGCGCACCGGCGGGCGCTACAAGATCCAGCTCTATCCCTCCGCCACGCTCGGCAAGGAATCCGATCTCAACCAGGGCCTCTCGCTCGGCACGGTCGACATCATCATCAGCGCCGCGAGCTTCCAGGCGCAGGTCTCCAAGCCGCTCGGCGTGACCTATTTCCCCTTCGCCTTCCGCGATTTCGACCATGTCCAGGCCTATGCGAAGAGCGACCTCTACAAGCGCCTCGCCGATGGCTACGAGAAGGCGACCGGCAACCGCATCGTCGCGCTGACCTATGCCGCCGAGCGGCACGTCACGTCCAGCCGGCCGATCCTGACGCCGGCCGACATGAAGGGCCTCAAGATCCGCGTGCCCGACGCCGCCGCCTATATGGCCTTCCCCAAGGCGCTCTCGGCCAATCCGACGCCGATCGCCCTGGCCGAGGTCTACACGGCCCTGCAGAGCGGCGTGGTCGATGCGCAGGAGAACGCCTTCAACACGATCTGGTCGAAGAAATTCCACGAGGTGCAGAAGCACATCATGCTCACCGGCCACGTCATCGACGTGCTCAACACGGTGATCGGCGGCGGCACCTGGAAGAAGCTCTCCGACGCGGACAAGGCGATCTTCGTCCAGGCGATGCAGGAGGGCAGCCTGCACGCCTCCACCCTGATCCGCGACGAGGACGACAAGCTGCGCCAGGAGATCGTCAAGGCCGGCACCAGCACGATCCATACGGTCGACAAGGCCGCCTTCCAGAAGGCCGTGCTGGCGAGTTCGAAGCCGGCGGATTTCGGCTTCGTCCAGGCCGATTTCGACGCGCTGGTGGCGCTGAAATAA
- a CDS encoding aldolase/citrate lyase family protein, giving the protein MRTTLRRILAEGRTPIGLAACVVRTVEIVTVTRSCGFDFLLVDMEHGPIAIGDTASISVTAFEAGLPCLVRVGGPYAPDLARVLDCGAEGVVVPHVETAEEARLIVEKCRFQPLGKRSLPSPLARLGFQVPPAAEMTQRIEADTFIVAMVESAGGVAEAGAIAAVPGIDAVIIGANDLAADMGHLGAVDHPEVLAAFASVAAATLAQGKIFGVIGVGAALLESHALALGARLIVATNDINLLIDQGSAVAQTLRARTGQAAPATR; this is encoded by the coding sequence ATGCGAACCACCTTGCGCCGGATATTGGCCGAAGGCCGCACGCCGATCGGGCTCGCGGCCTGCGTCGTCCGCACGGTCGAGATCGTCACGGTCACGCGCAGTTGTGGCTTCGATTTCCTGCTGGTCGACATGGAGCATGGCCCGATCGCGATCGGCGATACCGCCTCGATCAGCGTCACCGCCTTCGAGGCCGGGCTGCCCTGCCTGGTGCGCGTCGGCGGACCCTACGCGCCCGACCTGGCGCGCGTGCTCGATTGCGGCGCCGAGGGGGTGGTGGTGCCCCATGTCGAGACGGCCGAGGAGGCGCGTCTGATCGTCGAGAAATGCCGCTTCCAGCCGCTGGGAAAACGCTCGCTGCCGAGCCCACTGGCGCGGCTCGGTTTCCAGGTGCCGCCGGCCGCGGAGATGACGCAGCGGATCGAGGCGGACACCTTCATCGTGGCCATGGTCGAGAGCGCCGGCGGCGTCGCTGAGGCCGGTGCGATCGCGGCCGTCCCCGGCATCGACGCTGTCATCATCGGCGCCAACGACCTCGCCGCCGATATGGGACATCTGGGAGCGGTCGACCATCCCGAGGTCTTGGCCGCCTTCGCCTCGGTCGCCGCGGCGACGCTCGCGCAGGGCAAGATCTTCGGCGTCATCGGCGTCGGTGCGGCGCTGCTGGAATCGCATGCGCTCGCGCTCGGCGCCCGGCTGATCGTCGCCACCAACGACATCAACCTCCTGATCGACCAGGGATCCGCCGTCGCGCAGACGCTGCGCGCGAGGACCGGACAGGCCGCTCCCGCCACCCGGTGA
- a CDS encoding NAD(P)-binding domain-containing protein — MSQTIAIIGAGPVGLAAAAHALERGLDPVVLEKGPAIGHAVRQWSHVPMFSPWAFNVDAAAERLLKAAGWTRPDGDAYPTGGDLVSRYLAPLAAVPALRERIRLGIEVLAVSRRGFDKVRTAGRETAPFALRCGTDGEETTLFADAVIDTSGTWFAPNPAGSGGLPAIGEAQNAGRIRYGMPDVLGADRARYAGRRVAVLGGGHSAVGTLTALAAVPDAPAPTAVTWLYRGADVAKAYGGGAADQLSARGELGLRLAQLVESGRLAVETGYRLDRIDSDAAGLRLIADDGRAVLVDELIVATGFRPDLGPLRELRVALDPALECPPVLAPLIDPNEHSCGTVRPHGAAELAHPEPGFYIAGMKAYGRAPTFLLATGHEQVRSIVAALAGDHEAARRVELVLPETGVCSATPGGGKAVASGCCGGPAPAASTACCAQDHDAKMAGEPGCGCGGTTKIPELATA, encoded by the coding sequence ATGAGCCAGACCATCGCCATCATCGGAGCGGGACCGGTGGGCCTCGCCGCCGCCGCCCATGCGCTCGAGCGCGGGCTTGATCCGGTCGTGCTGGAGAAGGGGCCTGCGATCGGCCATGCCGTCCGGCAATGGTCGCATGTGCCGATGTTCTCGCCCTGGGCCTTCAATGTCGATGCGGCGGCCGAGCGGCTGCTGAAGGCGGCCGGCTGGACGCGCCCGGACGGCGACGCCTATCCGACCGGCGGCGACCTCGTTTCGCGCTACCTCGCCCCGCTGGCGGCTGTACCCGCATTGCGCGAGCGCATCCGCCTCGGCATAGAGGTCCTGGCCGTCTCGCGCCGCGGCTTCGACAAGGTCCGCACCGCCGGGCGCGAGACCGCGCCCTTCGCGCTGCGCTGCGGCACCGACGGCGAGGAGACGACGCTCTTCGCGGACGCCGTGATCGACACCTCCGGGACCTGGTTCGCTCCCAATCCCGCCGGCTCGGGCGGTCTCCCTGCCATCGGTGAGGCGCAGAACGCCGGACGCATCCGCTACGGCATGCCGGATGTGCTCGGCGCCGATCGCGCACGCTATGCCGGCCGCAGGGTCGCCGTGCTCGGCGGAGGGCACAGCGCTGTGGGTACGCTGACCGCGCTCGCGGCTGTTCCCGACGCCCCCGCTCCGACGGCGGTCACCTGGCTCTATCGCGGGGCCGATGTTGCGAAAGCCTATGGCGGGGGAGCCGCCGACCAGCTGTCGGCGCGCGGCGAACTCGGTCTGCGCCTCGCGCAGCTCGTCGAGAGCGGGCGCCTCGCCGTGGAGACCGGCTACCGACTCGACCGGATCGACAGCGATGCCGCCGGGCTGCGGCTGATTGCCGATGACGGCCGCGCTGTCCTGGTCGACGAGCTGATCGTCGCCACAGGCTTCCGGCCCGATCTCGGCCCGCTCAGGGAATTGCGGGTCGCACTCGACCCGGCGCTGGAATGCCCGCCGGTGCTGGCGCCGTTGATCGACCCCAACGAGCACTCCTGCGGCACGGTGCGCCCGCATGGTGCGGCCGAACTCGCCCATCCCGAACCCGGCTTCTACATCGCCGGGATGAAGGCCTATGGCCGGGCCCCAACCTTCCTGCTCGCGACCGGCCATGAGCAGGTCCGCTCCATCGTTGCGGCGCTCGCGGGCGACCATGAGGCGGCGCGGCGGGTCGAGCTCGTACTGCCGGAGACGGGCGTCTGCAGCGCGACGCCGGGTGGTGGCAAGGCGGTTGCATCGGGCTGCTGCGGCGGGCCGGCCCCGGCCGCCAGCACCGCGTGCTGCGCGCAGGATCACGACGCCAAGATGGCGGGCGAGCCCGGCTGCGGCTGCGGCGGAACCACGAAGATCCCGGAGCTTGCGACCGCCTGA
- a CDS encoding TRAP transporter small permease, with amino-acid sequence MTTPARLDDQPAVLNEKGEFQVQDEAIDLSVYAIEEWLGFGVFCVLGATVFHQFFTRYALNDSAAWTEEIARYLLVCTVFIGIVGSVRKNSHIHVDFFYHWLPRWITRPLSTLVDLGRVAFFGYAVWLTWQLISRIGGQPMSVAPIAIGWVYGVVMLSFAAMTLRAIQVARRNWVNGYSVLERPETAGASS; translated from the coding sequence ATGACCACGCCTGCCCGCCTCGACGATCAACCCGCCGTCCTCAACGAGAAGGGCGAATTCCAGGTCCAGGACGAAGCGATCGACCTCTCGGTCTATGCGATCGAGGAGTGGCTCGGCTTCGGCGTGTTCTGCGTGCTGGGGGCGACCGTCTTCCACCAGTTCTTCACGCGCTATGCTCTCAACGATTCCGCCGCCTGGACCGAGGAGATCGCGCGCTACCTGCTGGTCTGCACGGTGTTCATCGGCATCGTCGGCTCGGTGCGCAAGAACAGCCATATCCATGTCGATTTCTTCTACCACTGGCTGCCGCGCTGGATCACGCGGCCGCTCTCGACGCTGGTCGATCTCGGGCGGGTCGCCTTCTTCGGCTACGCCGTCTGGCTGACCTGGCAGCTGATCTCCCGCATCGGCGGCCAGCCCATGTCGGTCGCGCCGATCGCGATCGGTTGGGTCTATGGTGTGGTCATGCTGAGCTTCGCGGCGATGACGCTGCGGGCAATCCAGGTCGCGCGGCGCAACTGGGTGAACGGCTACAGCGTGCTGGAACGTCCGGAGACAGCGGGCGCGTCTTCATGA
- a CDS encoding MFS transporter — translation MTMLSAPPAASTARGHLGLIVALGVTQVAGYGALYYAFAVLAPEMTKSFGWAPEWTYGAFAAGLLAGGLAAPFSGQLIDRFGTRAMMSLGSVLAAAALYGLSQARDPVSFYAAMIAVETVATLVLYDAAFTALTQAEGAGARRAISKLTLIGGFASTLFWPLSTALLAHYDWRAIYQIYALGYLVLCLPLHLMLLPARGGPKAVTAQAARPNDAPEAYLAGSARTRAFLLLALAFSLQGFVTSAMSVHMLTMLQGLGLSAALAVGIGAMVGPSQVTGRLVEMLFGTNLEPTTTAWVSAALMPIGFALLLVSGTTATLAGLFAIAYGVSMGLSSIVRGTVPLRLFGPAGYGAMLGKLSAPGLAIRAAAPVAFAVMVERAGLLPSTLLLIAVSGAAALALFLLARMADRIREAG, via the coding sequence ATGACGATGCTTTCTGCCCCGCCTGCGGCCTCCACCGCGCGTGGCCATCTCGGTCTGATCGTGGCGCTCGGCGTCACGCAGGTCGCCGGCTATGGTGCGCTCTACTACGCCTTCGCCGTGCTCGCCCCCGAGATGACCAAGAGCTTCGGCTGGGCGCCGGAATGGACCTATGGCGCCTTCGCCGCCGGCCTGCTCGCAGGCGGGCTCGCCGCGCCCTTTTCCGGCCAGCTGATCGACCGCTTCGGCACGCGCGCGATGATGAGCCTGGGCAGCGTGCTGGCCGCCGCCGCGCTCTATGGCCTGTCGCAGGCGCGCGACCCGGTCAGCTTCTACGCGGCCATGATCGCGGTCGAGACGGTGGCGACGCTGGTGCTCTACGACGCGGCCTTCACCGCACTGACGCAGGCGGAAGGGGCGGGTGCGCGGCGCGCGATCAGCAAGCTCACGCTGATCGGCGGCTTCGCCTCGACCCTGTTCTGGCCGCTGAGCACCGCGCTGCTGGCCCACTACGATTGGCGGGCCATCTACCAGATCTATGCACTCGGCTATCTCGTCCTGTGCCTGCCGCTCCATCTGATGCTGCTACCCGCGCGGGGTGGACCGAAAGCTGTCACTGCGCAGGCCGCCCGGCCGAACGATGCACCGGAAGCCTATCTCGCCGGCTCGGCGCGAACCCGCGCCTTCCTGCTGCTGGCGCTGGCGTTCTCCCTGCAGGGCTTCGTCACCTCGGCGATGTCCGTGCATATGCTGACGATGCTGCAAGGCCTGGGGCTGAGCGCGGCGCTCGCCGTCGGCATCGGCGCCATGGTCGGCCCTTCGCAGGTGACCGGCCGGCTGGTCGAGATGCTTTTCGGCACCAATCTGGAGCCGACGACGACCGCCTGGGTTTCCGCGGCGCTGATGCCGATCGGATTTGCGCTGCTGCTGGTCAGCGGCACCACAGCGACGCTCGCCGGGCTCTTTGCCATCGCCTATGGCGTCAGCATGGGGCTGAGTTCGATCGTGCGGGGCACAGTGCCGCTGCGGCTCTTCGGCCCGGCCGGCTACGGCGCGATGCTGGGCAAGCTCTCGGCGCCGGGGCTGGCGATCCGTGCGGCGGCGCCGGTCGCCTTCGCTGTCATGGTCGAGCGGGCCGGGCTGCTGCCGAGCACGCTTCTGCTGATTGCCGTGTCGGGCGCCGCTGCCCTGGCGCTCTTCCTGCTGGCCCGGATGGCGGACCGGATACGGGAAGCAGGCTGA
- a CDS encoding NAD(P)-dependent oxidoreductase, with amino-acid sequence MTARPRIGFIGIGIMGEAMVRRLLDLGHSVTVWNLEPERLATVLPHGAVAAESPAAVAAASDIVMLCVLHMEAVERCVLSPDGIAAAASAPKLVIDFSTADPEGTRRVAAKLKALTGAGWVDAPVSGGPQLARTGQMTVMAGGDPDDFEAAKPLLAEMAGNVTLMGPVGAGQTTKVINQAIVGTGYVLMAEALMLAEAAGIDAARLPQCLAGGHADSSLLQRLYPQMQQRAFEPPSSYARQLLKDLKAVSAFAQGLGLDLGVIEQGVQRYKDYVALGHEMSDSAAVVKLYEHDAATRGKGQP; translated from the coding sequence GTGACCGCGCGCCCGCGCATCGGCTTCATCGGCATTGGCATCATGGGCGAGGCGATGGTGCGTCGCCTGCTCGATCTCGGCCACAGCGTGACTGTCTGGAACCTTGAGCCCGAGCGGCTGGCGACGGTCCTGCCGCACGGCGCCGTCGCAGCGGAGTCTCCCGCGGCGGTCGCGGCCGCGAGCGACATCGTCATGCTGTGCGTGCTGCATATGGAGGCCGTCGAGCGCTGCGTCCTGTCGCCGGACGGAATCGCCGCAGCGGCCTCGGCTCCGAAGCTCGTCATCGATTTCTCGACCGCCGATCCCGAGGGCACGCGCCGTGTCGCGGCGAAGTTGAAGGCGCTCACGGGTGCGGGCTGGGTCGATGCGCCGGTCTCGGGCGGGCCACAACTCGCCCGCACGGGCCAGATGACGGTGATGGCCGGCGGCGACCCCGATGATTTCGAGGCGGCCAAGCCGCTTCTCGCGGAGATGGCCGGCAACGTCACCCTGATGGGGCCGGTCGGGGCCGGCCAGACGACCAAGGTCATCAACCAGGCGATCGTCGGCACCGGCTATGTTCTCATGGCGGAAGCGCTGATGCTGGCGGAGGCCGCGGGCATCGACGCCGCCAGGCTGCCGCAATGCCTCGCCGGCGGCCATGCCGACAGCAGCCTGCTGCAGCGGCTCTATCCGCAGATGCAGCAGCGCGCCTTCGAGCCACCTTCCAGCTATGCGCGGCAATTGCTGAAGGATCTGAAGGCCGTCTCCGCCTTCGCGCAGGGGCTGGGGCTCGATCTCGGTGTCATCGAGCAGGGCGTGCAGCGCTACAAGGACTATGTCGCGCTCGGCCACGAGATGTCGGATTCGGCGGCCGTGGTGAAGCTCTACGAGCACGACGCCGCAACGCGTGGAAAGGGCCAGCCATGA
- a CDS encoding DUF6551 family protein, which yields MSAEIKPIRALETAAEWPRAGIGPRPSTRVLKAAELCVDPAYQRDLSSKSVRLIRKLVEEWDWRRFKVPVVTRVDDQWHVIDGQHTAIAAVTHGGIEELEVLVVEAGDRSDRAGAFIGHNRDRVQITNSQLFFAAAAAGDEDVLTALQICERAGACVLRNPSPGRPFRPGELIAIAALMQLVKRRTAVKARTVIETLVRIRAAPITADLIKAVDIVLHDRNYGEVDPEEIVAAFEKYGAVLTAKSVELALAKAIPRARAMGVVLYQHTRKRKPARPADGANGHDAAGALLV from the coding sequence ATGTCGGCTGAAATCAAACCGATCCGCGCCCTTGAAACGGCTGCGGAATGGCCGCGCGCCGGGATCGGCCCCCGCCCCTCGACGAGGGTGCTAAAGGCGGCGGAGCTCTGCGTCGACCCGGCCTATCAGCGCGACCTGTCTTCCAAATCGGTCCGCCTGATCCGCAAGCTCGTCGAGGAGTGGGACTGGCGGCGCTTCAAGGTCCCGGTGGTCACCCGCGTGGACGATCAGTGGCACGTCATCGACGGGCAGCACACCGCGATCGCTGCCGTTACCCATGGCGGCATTGAGGAACTCGAGGTGCTCGTCGTCGAGGCGGGTGACCGCAGCGACCGGGCCGGCGCCTTCATCGGCCACAACAGGGACCGGGTGCAGATCACCAACAGCCAGCTCTTCTTTGCGGCAGCGGCGGCCGGCGACGAGGATGTGCTGACCGCGCTGCAGATTTGCGAGCGGGCTGGCGCGTGTGTGCTGCGCAACCCGTCGCCTGGCCGGCCCTTCCGCCCCGGCGAGCTGATCGCGATCGCGGCGCTGATGCAGCTCGTGAAGCGGCGAACCGCCGTCAAGGCCCGCACCGTCATCGAGACGCTGGTGCGCATCCGCGCCGCGCCGATCACCGCCGACCTGATCAAGGCGGTCGACATAGTCCTGCATGACCGCAATTACGGCGAGGTCGATCCCGAGGAGATCGTCGCGGCCTTCGAGAAATATGGCGCCGTTCTCACCGCCAAGAGCGTCGAACTGGCGCTGGCCAAGGCGATCCCGCGGGCGAGGGCGATGGGCGTCGTGCTCTACCAGCACACCCGCAAGCGCAAGCCGGCGCGACCAGCGGATGGGGCGAACGGCCATGATGCGGCCGGCGCCCTGCTGGTCTGA
- the minD gene encoding septum site-determining protein MinD yields MGKVIVVTSGKGGVGKTTSSAALGAALAKGGEKVVVVDFDVGLRNLDLVMGAERRVVYDLVNVIQGEAKLTQALIRDKRVETLYLLPASQTRDKDNLTAEGVEQVITALKSVFDWVICDSPAGIERGATLAMRHADVAIVVTNPEVSSVRDSDRIIGLLDSKTLRAENGEHMEKHLLLTRYDPVRAERGDMLKVDDVLEILSIPLLGIIPESMDVLRASNLGSPVTLADDRSAPSIAYFEAARRLQGENLPIMIPGEKRGFFGKIFGRKAA; encoded by the coding sequence ATGGGCAAGGTCATCGTGGTCACCTCGGGCAAGGGAGGCGTCGGCAAGACGACCTCGTCGGCCGCGCTGGGAGCGGCGCTCGCCAAGGGTGGCGAAAAGGTCGTGGTGGTGGATTTCGACGTCGGGCTGCGCAATCTCGACCTCGTCATGGGGGCCGAGCGCCGGGTCGTCTATGACCTCGTCAACGTCATCCAGGGCGAGGCGAAGCTGACCCAGGCGCTGATCCGCGACAAGCGCGTCGAGACCCTGTACCTGCTGCCGGCCTCTCAGACCCGCGACAAGGACAACCTCACCGCCGAGGGTGTCGAGCAGGTCATCACGGCCCTGAAGAGCGTCTTCGACTGGGTGATCTGCGACAGCCCCGCCGGCATCGAGCGCGGCGCGACACTGGCCATGCGCCATGCCGACGTCGCCATCGTCGTCACCAATCCGGAGGTCTCCTCCGTCCGCGATTCCGACCGGATCATCGGCCTGCTCGATTCCAAGACGTTGCGCGCCGAGAATGGCGAGCATATGGAAAAGCACCTGCTGCTGACCCGCTACGACCCCGTCCGGGCCGAGCGCGGCGACATGCTCAAGGTCGACGACGTGCTGGAGATCCTCTCCATCCCGCTGCTCGGCATCATCCCCGAGAGCATGGACGTGCTGCGCGCCTCCAATCTCGGCTCGCCGGTCACGCTGGCGGATGACCGCAGCGCGCCCTCCATCGCCTATTTCGAAGCCGCCCGCCGGCTCCAGGGCGAGAACCTGCCGATCATGATCCCGGGCGAGAAGCGCGGCTTCTTCGGCAAGATCTTCGGAAGGAAGGCGGCATGA
- the minC gene encoding septum site-determining protein MinC, which translates to MTAVLTKPRPIRLKGRSYLALTLTPELPLEDWLIRLDELAALSAGFFLRRPVVLDIEGLELDRAELRDLVGKLSGRGVRIMGIEGARASMLGSDLPPAMSGGRSTADVEPPAAEPLPEPVALESVVHSDPAPGKPVPSIIVTQPVRSGQSLFFPEGDVTIVGSVASGAEIVAGGSIHVYGTLRGRALAGTMGNASARIFCSRLEAELLAIDGFYKTAEDMEPELRGKAVQIWLEGETFKVGSIA; encoded by the coding sequence ATGACCGCCGTGTTAACCAAACCCAGGCCGATCCGCCTCAAGGGGCGCTCCTATCTTGCCTTGACGCTGACCCCCGAGCTGCCGCTCGAGGACTGGCTGATCCGGCTCGACGAACTGGCTGCGCTCTCGGCCGGCTTCTTCCTGCGGCGGCCCGTCGTGCTCGACATCGAGGGGCTCGAGCTGGACCGGGCGGAGCTGCGCGACCTCGTCGGCAAGCTCTCCGGTCGCGGCGTTCGCATCATGGGGATCGAAGGCGCCCGTGCCTCGATGCTGGGCTCGGACCTGCCGCCGGCCATGTCGGGCGGGCGCTCGACCGCCGATGTCGAGCCGCCGGCCGCCGAGCCGCTGCCAGAGCCGGTGGCGCTGGAAAGCGTCGTGCACTCCGATCCGGCGCCGGGCAAGCCGGTGCCGTCGATCATCGTCACGCAGCCGGTGCGCTCCGGCCAGTCGCTGTTCTTCCCGGAAGGGGACGTCACCATCGTCGGCTCGGTCGCCTCGGGCGCCGAGATCGTCGCGGGCGGCTCGATCCATGTCTACGGCACGCTGCGGGGCAGGGCGCTCGCCGGCACCATGGGCAACGCGTCGGCGCGGATCTTCTGCAGCAGGCTCGAGGCGGAGCTGCTGGCGATCGACGGCTTCTACAAGACCGCCGAGGACATGGAGCCGGAATTGCGCGGCAAGGCCGTGCAGATCTGGCTCGAAGGCGAAACATTCAAGGTCGGGTCGATCGCCTGA
- a CDS encoding amidohydrolase family protein, whose amino-acid sequence MSPGPSPLPARPRAVIDAHHHIWDLANDLPWLKEERVPFRYGDYSAICRTYMPADYRADTKDWPVTGSVYVEAEWARDKAALESPWVAAVAAREGVPSVIVAWCDFAAPETGALLASHAAVPIVRGVRHKPAAVGKPADARRGAPGSMDDPRWREGYALLARHGLSYDLQTPWWHLDAAADLARDFPATQIIVNHTGLPADRSPEALAAWRRALEQAAAQPNVALKISGIGLPGRPWTVEANGPVIRDAIAIFGSDRAMFASNFPVDGLVGDFDTIFSGFLAATAAMTEAERDRLFHDNARRIYRF is encoded by the coding sequence ATGAGCCCCGGACCGAGCCCCCTGCCCGCCCGCCCGCGCGCGGTGATCGACGCGCATCACCACATCTGGGACCTGGCCAACGACCTGCCCTGGCTGAAGGAGGAGCGCGTCCCCTTCCGCTATGGGGACTATTCGGCAATCTGCCGGACCTACATGCCGGCCGACTATCGCGCCGACACGAAGGACTGGCCGGTTACCGGCTCGGTTTATGTCGAGGCCGAATGGGCGCGCGACAAGGCTGCGCTGGAGAGCCCCTGGGTCGCGGCGGTCGCGGCCCGCGAGGGCGTGCCCTCCGTCATCGTCGCCTGGTGCGATTTCGCGGCGCCGGAGACCGGCGCCCTGCTGGCGTCCCATGCGGCCGTGCCGATCGTGCGCGGCGTCCGGCACAAGCCCGCCGCGGTCGGCAAGCCGGCGGACGCCCGCCGCGGCGCGCCGGGTTCGATGGACGATCCGCGCTGGCGCGAGGGCTATGCCCTGCTGGCGCGCCACGGCCTGTCCTATGATCTGCAGACGCCCTGGTGGCACCTCGATGCGGCGGCCGACCTCGCCAGGGATTTCCCGGCGACGCAGATCATCGTCAACCATACGGGCCTGCCGGCCGATCGCAGCCCGGAGGCGCTCGCCGCCTGGCGTCGCGCGCTGGAGCAGGCAGCCGCGCAGCCCAACGTCGCGCTGAAGATCTCGGGGATTGGCCTGCCGGGCCGGCCCTGGACCGTCGAGGCCAACGGGCCGGTGATCCGCGACGCGATCGCGATCTTCGGCAGCGACCGGGCGATGTTCGCCAGCAATTTTCCGGTCGATGGGCTCGTGGGGGATTTCGACACGATCTTCTCGGGCTTCCTCGCTGCCACCGCTGCGATGACCGAGGCGGAGCGCGACCGCCTGTTCCATGACAATGCGCGGCGGATCTACCGGTTCTGA